The DNA window TGACGTATATCGAGGGTCGGGCCGGCGGTCGGCCGGGCCGCTCAGCTGCCCGTGGTCGCCACGCCTACCGAAATCTGCTGTGCGCTCACTCTCCGGAACGTGAAAGACTTGCCGCATGTCCGACGAAACCACGTCCGAGGAGACCTCGGAGACCACGGGCGAGGACGAGCTGCACCGCAAGTTCCGCGAAGCCCTCCAGCAGAAGACCGGACGCGGCAAGCAGTCCGGACCCGTCGACGCGGAGGACGGCAAGGTGGTGGGACACGCCGCGGCCGCCCACAAGAAGCGTCAGTTCCGCCGGAAGAGCGGCTGAGTCAGCCGCTCAGGAACCGCGTCCCTACCGGGCGTCCCGTCGGCCAACACCGACGGACGTCTGGTCTGGCTTGTCCTCGTGCCAGCGCGAACACATCGCATAGAACGATGATATGATCGGTTTATGCGTAGCGATGCGCCGGTCCTGCTACCGATCCTGAGGTCGCGTCATCAGGCCGACCTCCTGACCATGCTCCTCCTCCATCCGGGCGAGGAGTACGCAGTCACGGACCTGGCCCGCCAGCTGAACATCCCTCAGTCGACTGTCAGCGGGGAAGTACGGCGACTGTCTGACGCAGGCATCCTGACTGTCCGCGCCGTAGGTCGGTCCCGGCTCGTGCGTACCGACACCCGGTCCCCTTTGGTGCCGCCACTTACGGAGCTCGTCACGTTGACCTACGGACCCCACACGGTCATCGCTGACGAGTTCGGCGCCATGGCCGGGATCCTCCAGGTGATCATCTTCGGTTCCTGGGCGGCACGCTATAGCGGCGAACATGGCCAAGTGCCTCAGGACCTGGACGTGCTGGTCGTGGGGACTCCAGATCGACTCGAGATGTACGAATCCGCGAGGCGCGCGGAGGAGCGACTCAGGCGCGCAGTCAACCCGACCGTGTGCACAGCGACCGAGTGGGAGCATCCGTCAGGAGCTCTGGTACGTGAGATTCAGGCGCGGCCCTATCTGACTGTTGTCGACCACGCCACGTCTCGTCTGGAGCAGATGTAGCGATGGCGCGATGGCAGCGTGGCGAGGCCGCGATCGAACAGCTTCTTGCAAACGGTGAGCTGCAAACGGTGTCTGGATCAGCAGCGGATGGGGATCCGTGGCTGACCAAGGCGCGACGGACGCTCTCCACCGCGACCGTCGTTGCGGACAGCGATCCGGAGAGCGCGTGGACACTCGCGTACGACGCGGCGCGGTTCGCATGTACCGCTCTGCTCGCCCAGCAAGGGGTTACGCGACAACTCGCGGCGGGCATCTTGCCGTCGATGCGACCGTTCGGAACCAGTTCGGCGGACAGTTCGAGCGATTCGGCGGATGTTCCGCCAGGGCTGACGGCTCAGCCCGGGTAGGCGTGTACCTCGGTGGCCTTGACGACTGCCCAGACCGCGGCGCCCGGGATGAGGCCGAGGTCCGCGACCGCGCCGGGCGTCACGTCGGCCAATACCGACGGGCGTCCGGTCAGGCGTACCCTCACCACGCTCCCGTGCTGCTCGATCGCGGCCACGGTCACCGGCCAGGCGTTCCGCGGGCTGCCCTCGGGGCGGTGCGGGTAGAGGGCGACCGCTGACGGCGGGAACGCGGTGAAGACGGGACCGTGCGCCGGTGAGGCGGTGGTGAGCTCGCCGCCGCCGTCGAGGGTTACCCGGTCGCCGGCGGCCTTGCCTCGGTGCAGGTTGAGGCCGACGAGCCGGGCGACGTACTCCGTCCGCGGCGCCCGGGCGACCCCGCTCGGCGTGCCCTCCTGGGTGACCCGGCCGGACTCGAGCACCACGATCCGGTCCGCGAGCACCATCGCGTCGAGGGCGTCGTGGGTCACCAGAACGCAGACGCCGTCGTACGCGCTGAGGTGGCGGCGCAGGTCGGCGCGGACCTCCGGGCGGGTGCTGGCGTCGAGCGCCGCGAGCGGTTCGTCGAGCAGGAGCAGCCGCGGCTCGACCGCGAGCGCCCGGGCGAGGGCGACGCGCTGGGCCTGGCCGCCGGACAGCGCCCGCGGCTTGGCGAGCGCGTGGGAGGCGAGGCCGACCCGTTCGAGCCAGTCGCGGGCGACGGTACGCGCCTGATCGCGAGGTACGCCGTGCGCGCGAGGCCCGAACGCGACGTTCTCCAGCGCGCTGAGGTGCGGAAACAGCAGGTAGTCCTGGAACACCAGCCCGACCGGGCGGCGGTCGGGCGGTACGTCGTGCAGCCGCTCCCCGTTCAGCGTGATGTGCCCGTTGTCCACGCGCTGGAGGCCGGCGAGCGTTCGCAGCGTGGTCGTCTTGCCGGCGCCGTTCGGCCCGAGCAGCGCGACGACCTCGCCTGCCTCGATCCGCAGGTCCAGGCGCAGGCTGAACCCGGGCCGGTCGACCTCGAGGTGCGCGTCGAGGCTCATCCGGTCGGCACCCATCGGTCGCGGAGGGCGACCAGTACGGCGATCGAGACGATCAGCAGCAGCAGGCTGAGCACGACGGCGGTGTCGGGATCGGTCTCGAGGGCCTCGTACACGGCGATCGGCATCGTCTGCGTCGTACCGGGGAAGTTGCCGGCGAACGTGATCGTCGCGCCGAACTCCCCGAGCGCGCGGGCCCAGGCGAGGACCGCGCCGGCGGCGATGCCGGGGGCGACGAGCGGGAGTGTGACGCGGCGGAACGTGTACCAGCCGCCCGCTCCGAGCGTGGCCGCCGCGTCCTCGTACCTGCTGTCCGCCGCCCGCAGCGCCCCCTCGACGGCGAGGACGAGGAACGGCATCGCGACGAAGGCCTCGGCGAGGACCACCGCGGGGGTCGTGAACGGGAGCGAGATGCCGAACCACGTGTTCAGATGCTCGCCGATCAGGCCGCGGCGACCGAGGACGAGCAGGAGCGCGACGCCGCCGACGACGGGCGGCAGGACGAGCGGGACGGTGACGAGGGCGCGGATCAGGCCCCGGCCGGGGACGTCGCTGCGCGCGAGCAGCCAGGCGAGCGGGACGCCGAGCACGGTCGCGAGCACGGTCGCGAGCGTCGCGCAGATGAGCGAGAGGCGCAGCGCGTCCCAGACGCCCGGGGCGGCGAGGTCGCTGACGATGCGGGTCCACGGTGCCCGGACGAGCATGCCGGCGAGCGGCACGACGAGGAACGCGAGCCCGAGGACCGCCGGGACGAGGAGCAGGAGGGGTGGCCTCCTGAAGCCGGTCACGGCAGGTCGAAGCCCGCCGCGGTGAAGGTCTCCTGGCCCTTGGCCGACAGGACGAACTCGACGAACGCCTTCGCGCCTTCCTGGTTCGGCCCCTCGGTCAGCGTGGCGATCGGATAGTCGTTGATCGCCTTGTCGGCTTCGGGAAAGTCGAGGCCGTCGACGTCGTCGCCAGCGGCGATGACGTCGGTCTTGTAGACCATGCCGGCGTCCGCCTCACCGAGCCGGACGGTCGTCAAGACGGCCTTGACGTCGGCGCCGTACGTGTCGGGCTTCGGCGTGATGCCGGCCGCGTCGAACGCCTTGGTGGCCGCCGTTCCGCAGGGAACGTCCTTCGCGCAGAGGGTGATCTTGAGGTCCGCGTTCGCGAAGTCCTTCAGGCCGGTGATCTTGGCCGGGTTGCCCTGGGGGACGGCGATCTGGAGCCGGTTGCGGACGAAGATCGCGGGCTCGCCGCTGGCGGACTTCGCGTCGGTGACCTGCTTCATCGTCGACGGGCTCGCGGCCGCGAACACCTCGGCGGGCGCGCCGTTCGTGATCTGCTGGGCGAGCGTCGAACTGGCGCCGAAGCTGAGCTTGACGGTGGTGCCGGGGTACTGCGCCTCGAACTCCTTGCCGAGCTTGGTGAACGTCTCGGTCAGCGAGGCGGCGGCGAGAACGGTGATCGTGCCCTTGATCTCGGCGGCCGGCGACCCGGACGGAGAGCTGCCGGGTTCGTTCGCGGTACCGCAGGCGGCGAGGGCGAGGACGGCCAGAATCCCGACCAGGAGTTTGCGCACGTACCTGATCTTAGGACCGATGTGGCACCGTAGAGGGATGACGCCCGACAAACCGGTGCTGCCCGACCGGGCCGCCGAGGACGACCCGGAGAGCTGGGGCGACCGCTCTGACGAGGACGATCGACGCATCCTCGACGAGGTGCCGCCCCACCACGGCTGACTTCTTACCGACTGGTTACGACTGGCGGTTCTGGGTGGAGAGCAGGTCGCGGATCTCGCGGAGAAGCGCGACGTCCTCCGCCGGCGCCTCCTCGACGGGCTCTTCTCCGCGCTTGCGGCGCTCCTGGATCTTCTGCACCGGCAGCACGATCACGAAGTAGACGGCGGCTGCGACGAGGATGAAGTTGATGAGCGCGTCGAGGACGAGGCCGATGCTGAAGTCGGCGCCGTTGATCTGGAACGTCATCACCTTGGTGAGGTCGGGGTCGCCGAAGATCGCGGCGATCAGCGGCGTGATGATGCCCTTGACGATGGCGGTGACGACAGCGGTGAACGCGACACCGATGACGAACGCGACGGCCAGGTCGAGCACGTTTCCGCGCAATAGGAACGCCTTGAAGCCCTGGATCATTGCCCCTCCTGGATCAGGTCTGCCTCGGGGTGAGGATTCCCCGACGCACGGTAACCCCAAAGCGCCTACGCCTGGGTGAGCCGCGCCGTCACGGTGGCCGGAGGACGAGCGACAGCTGCGACGCCACCGCGCTCCTCGCGAGCTCAGCAGCCGTCGCCGGCGAGACCGCGACCACCAGCAACCCACCCTCGACGGCCTCGTCCGGGCGGGGGAGCGCCACGACCGGCGTCGCCGCGGCGACCGTACGCGCCGGCTGGTCGCCGGCTGCCGCGGTCGCGAGCAGGTCGATCCGGTCGCCGACACGTACCAGTGCCAGCGCGCCTGGATCGGCGACCCGGACCGGCGCCGCGACCAAGCCCTGCCCATACCCGTCCAGCAACGCCGGACCCAGCAACCGGGCGTCGGTGAGCGGCTCACCCGCTCGGACAGGGCTGGCCAGCAGCCGCCCGTCGGCCTCGCCCGGCCGGAGAACGCCGGCTGGCACAGCGGTCTCGGGAAGCGCGACCGTTCGTACGTCCGCGGCGGCCAGCTTCGTCCCGCCGTCCAGGTCGCGGGCCGCGGCGAGCACCTCGACCGTAGGCGCGGGGGCGGGCTCGAGCGCCTGGATCCCGACCGCGACCGCTGCCGCAGCGAGCCCGGCCGCGAGCAGCCGGCGGTGCGAGGGCAGCGCGCGCCGCAGGTCGCGCAGCAACGTGGTCGGGATCGCCATGGCCTACTCCGGGAGCTCGATCGGCAGCTCGACCCCGTCGAGCGCGTGGCCGCAGGGGCAGGTGCGCTCGGTCGGGAGGCTGGGGACGATCGCGTACAGCAGGTCCCGCAGCCGGTCCACATGCGAGGCGAACGTCGCGAACACCTCGTCCTGGCTCACGCCGTCGCCCTCGACGAGCCCGGCGTCGACGTCGGTGACCAGCGCGATCGAGGTGTAGCAAAGCGCGAGCTCGCGGGCCAGGACGGCCTCCGGATGGCCGGTCATGTTGACCAGTGACCAGCCCTGCGCGGCGTACCACTGCGACTCGGCGCGGGTGGAGAAGCGCGGCCCCTCGATCACCACCATCGTGCCGCCGTCGACCGGCTCCCAGCCGCCGTCGCTGGCGGCGCGGACCGCGGCGGAACGGCCGACGTGGCAGTACGGGTCGGCGAACGACACGTGCACCGGCCCGCCCGCGTCGTAGAACGTCTGCGCCCGGCCGATCGTCCGGTCGACGAGCTGGTCCGGCACGACCAGGCTGCCCGGCCCGAAGCGTGGCTGCAGCGACCCGACCGCGCACGGGCCGAGGACCTGACGGACGCCGAGGGAGCGGAGCGCCCAGAGGTTCGCCCGGTAGTTGACCTGGTGAGGTGGGTGCCGGTGGTCGTGCCCGTGCCGCGGCACGAACGCGACGCGACGGCCGCCGATCTCGCCCACGACGAGCCGATCCGAGGGCTCGCCGTACGGCGTCTCGACGGCGACCTCGGTCGGGTCGACGAGGAACGAGTACAGCCCCGTGCCGCCGATCACCCCGATCTCGGCCCGTGTGCTGGAAGGCGCTTCTGCAGTCATGCGCCGAACGTTATGCCGGGTTCGGCCAAGCTGCCGAACGGCCGTCCACAGGCCGTCCCTGTGGACGGAAACGCGGCCAGGATCACAGCAGCCCAACCGCCCGGTAGAGCACCAAGGAGCCCGCGACGGCCACGTTCAGGCTGACGCCCGTCCCCACCATCGGGATCTCGACGACCGTGTCCAACAGCCCCAGCGCCTCGGCCGGAATGCCGGTCTGCTCGTGGCCCAGCACGACCACCGTCCGCCGCCTCGCGGCGGGCAGATCGGCGAGCCGGACAGCCTCCTCGGCGAGCTCGACGCCGAGGATGGTGGAGTCGCGGGCACGTTGCTCGGCCAGCCAGGCCGTCCGCGGGCCGCGGACCCAGTGCACGCAGGATCGGTGTCGAAGCGTGTTGCCCCGCGCGAGCGCCTCCGGAACCCACGGCAACCGAGGCACCGCGAGGCAGGCTCCGACCGCGTCGCAGGTACGCAGCAGCGTCCCGAGGTTCAGGCCGTGGAGCGGCCAGAGCGGCGCCGCGATCAGATGGTTCCAACAGGAGTGCGCGCGAGGTCGGCGCTGTCGACGAAGGTCGCGCGGGGTACGCACCCGCACGTTCGGGCTCACCAGTCGAGGCGGAGCTCCGCCTTTCGCGTCGTCATGGCTCGCATGTTACCCGGACGCGTGCCAGGCGTCGTACCGGTCGCCGATAGTCTCGAACGTCTCCACGCCCCCAGCATCGGCCATGGATGCACCCGATCGCCCGGAATGCACCGATCCCTGCCCGATCGGGCGCGGAGTCGGAACCGTTCTTTAGCAGTCGTTGCACCGGAGTGCTAACCTTTCCGGTGCTGACAGTCCGTGGAGGGAAGCCGTGCCGACGTACCAGTACACGTGCAGCGAGTGTGGTGAGGGCCTCGAGGTCGTCCAGAAGTTCACCGACGACGCGTTGACCGAGTGCCCCAACTGCCAGGGTCGCCTGCGCAAGGTGTTCAGCCCGGTCGGCGTCGTGTTCAAGGGATCCGGCTTCTACCGCAACGACAGCCGTACGGGCTCCGGGAGCAAGACTCCGGCGTCCAGCAACGGCTCGAGCTCGACCGCGAAGAAGGACTCCGACAGCTCCTCGAGCTCGTCCGACTCGTCGAGCTCGTCCGACTCGTCGAGCTCGAAGGACTCCAGCAGCTCAGCCTCCGGTTCGAAGGACTCCAGCAGTAGCTCGTCCTCCACGACCAAGTCTGAGTCCGCCGCATAACTCGCGCGCATCCGTCGCCGGCCAATGATCATGTTGACATGATCATTTGCCGCTCTACGTGGCGTGGACGCCGGGTAAAGCACCCAGCCGCCGTGTAAACCTGATCATTTGCCGGGGCGACGGATGCTGGCCACCGTAGGCCCTCCTTGCAGCCGAACGGCGCGCGTACGGAAGCGTGTCCTCTCGTGGCAGAGAACGTACCCCTCAGCGGCCGCGCCGCCGCGGCCCTGGTGTTCCTCACTTCGGGCGGCGTGCTCGTGCTCGAGCTGGTCAGCCTCCGGCTTGTCGCCCCGTACATCGGCCTGACGCTCGAGACGAACACCGCGGTGATCGGGATCGCCCTCACCGCGATCGCCCTCGGGGCGTGGCTCGGTGGGAGGTCGGCCGACCTCGCCCCGCCGCAACGGTTGGTCGGGCCGCTGATCCTCGGTTCCGGCGCGCTGGTGATGTTCGTCGGCCCGGCCGTGCGCTGGACGGGCAGCATCGTCCGCGGCGCCGACCTCAGTGTCGTACTGCTGATGGCCGCGATCGCCGTGTTCGTCCCGGCAGCCCTGATGTCGGCGATCCCGCCGATGATCGTCAAGCTCAGGTTGGCAACGCTCGCCCAGACCGGCTCGGTCGTCGGCCGGCTCTCCAGCATCGGTACGTTCGGCGCGATCGTCGCGACGTTCGGTACGGGCTTCGTCCTCGTCGCCGCGGTCCCGACCCACTACATCCTGCTTGGGCTCGGCAGCCTGCTCGTGGTCGTCGGCGCGATCGTCACGATTCGCCTGCGTGGGTTGAAGAAAGCCGTACCGTTCGTTGCCGCCGCTCTCGTCGGCTCGCTCGCCACGACGCTCGCGCCGCAGCCGTGCGACGTCGAAACCGCCTACCACTGCGCGAAGGTCGAGGCCGATCCGGACCGGCCGACCGGCCGTACGCTGCGGCTCGACACGCTGTCCCACTCGTACGTCGACCTGAAGGACCCCACGTTCCTCGAGTTCGCGTACATCCGCGGGATCGCTTCCCTGCTTGACGTCTACTGGCCCGCCGGCCAACGCATCGACGCGCTGCACCTCGGCGGTGGCGGCGTCACCGTGCCGCGCTACCTGGACGCGACGCGGCCGGGCACGGACTCGGTCGTGTACGAGATCGACAAGGGTGTCGTCGACCTCGACGTCGAGCAGCTCGGCCTGCGCACCGGCGACGGCATCGACGTCCGCGTCCGCGACGCGCGGATCGGCCTTGCCGAGCAGGCCGCGGCAAGCCGGGACGTCGTCGTCGGGGACGCGTTCGGTGGCGTCTCCGTACCGTGGCACCTCACCACGAAGGAGGTCGTGCAGAGCATTCACCGCATCCTCCGACCCGGTGGCGTCTACGCGGTGAACGTGATCGACTACCCGCCGCTCGGCTTCGCGCGCGCCGAGATCGCCACGATCGCCAGCGTCTTCGACAACGTCGCGATCATCGCCGAGCCAGGCATCCTCGCGAAGGCCGACGGCGGCAACCTCGTCATCGTCGCCTCCGACAAGCCGCTGCCGGTCGCGAACCTCCAAGCCAGACTGGCCGAACGGGACAAGTCGCTCACCCTGCTCTCCGGCCAGGACCGGGTCACGGAGTTCAGCGACGGTGCGCGCATCCTCACCGACGCGTACGCCCCGGTCGACCAGCTCCTCGCCCGCTGACGAGATGTCTAGCGATTGGACAGTTGCATCGACTATCGAGTAGACATCGGTAGTGAATGCTCGAGAAATCGCGCGGCGAGATCTCGGACCCGGTCTGGTGCGGGCGATCGAGCGGCAGATGGAGCCGGTCTTCGGGAAGGGGTGGCTGCGATGACCACCTATCAGGTCGACGTGTGGCGCGAACCGAACGGCGACTGGTCGGCGCAGGCGGAGGGGGTCGACGGGGCGTTCACGGCCGGGCGGAGCCTCACGGAGGTCGAGCGAAACATCCGGGAGTCGATCGCTGTCAGCCTGGACTTGTCGCGCAGCGCCGAGGCGGCGATGGAGATCGAGCTGAACGTTTCGACTACTCGTCCAGATCTCGACGAGCTGGTGCAGCGTGCGCGTTCTGCTCGCGAGGAGGCTAGACAGTCCACCGCAACGGCTACCGAGCTCACGGCCGAAGCGGCCACTGAGCTGCGCGCCAAGGGCCTGTCGGTACGGGACA is part of the Tenggerimyces flavus genome and encodes:
- a CDS encoding SAF domain-containing protein, which produces MAIPTTLLRDLRRALPSHRRLLAAGLAAAAVAVGIQALEPAPAPTVEVLAAARDLDGGTKLAAADVRTVALPETAVPAGVLRPGEADGRLLASPVRAGEPLTDARLLGPALLDGYGQGLVAAPVRVADPGALALVRVGDRIDLLATAAAGDQPARTVAAATPVVALPRPDEAVEGGLLVVAVSPATAAELARSAVASQLSLVLRPP
- a CDS encoding TrmH family RNA methyltransferase, translated to MSPNVRVRTPRDLRRQRRPRAHSCWNHLIAAPLWPLHGLNLGTLLRTCDAVGACLAVPRLPWVPEALARGNTLRHRSCVHWVRGPRTAWLAEQRARDSTILGVELAEEAVRLADLPAARRRTVVVLGHEQTGIPAEALGLLDTVVEIPMVGTGVSLNVAVAGSLVLYRAVGLL
- a CDS encoding FmdB family zinc ribbon protein; its protein translation is MPTYQYTCSECGEGLEVVQKFTDDALTECPNCQGRLRKVFSPVGVVFKGSGFYRNDSRTGSGSKTPASSNGSSSTAKKDSDSSSSSSDSSSSSDSSSSKDSSSSASGSKDSSSSSSSTTKSESAA
- a CDS encoding DUF5302 domain-containing protein, with translation MSDETTSEETSETTGEDELHRKFREALQQKTGRGKQSGPVDAEDGKVVGHAAAAHKKRQFRRKSG
- a CDS encoding S-methyl-5'-thioadenosine phosphorylase, which codes for MTAEAPSSTRAEIGVIGGTGLYSFLVDPTEVAVETPYGEPSDRLVVGEIGGRRVAFVPRHGHDHRHPPHQVNYRANLWALRSLGVRQVLGPCAVGSLQPRFGPGSLVVPDQLVDRTIGRAQTFYDAGGPVHVSFADPYCHVGRSAAVRAASDGGWEPVDGGTMVVIEGPRFSTRAESQWYAAQGWSLVNMTGHPEAVLARELALCYTSIALVTDVDAGLVEGDGVSQDEVFATFASHVDRLRDLLYAIVPSLPTERTCPCGHALDGVELPIELPE
- the modB gene encoding molybdate ABC transporter permease subunit; translated protein: MTGFRRPPLLLLVPAVLGLAFLVVPLAGMLVRAPWTRIVSDLAAPGVWDALRLSLICATLATVLATVLGVPLAWLLARSDVPGRGLIRALVTVPLVLPPVVGGVALLLVLGRRGLIGEHLNTWFGISLPFTTPAVVLAEAFVAMPFLVLAVEGALRAADSRYEDAAATLGAGGWYTFRRVTLPLVAPGIAAGAVLAWARALGEFGATITFAGNFPGTTQTMPIAVYEALETDPDTAVVLSLLLLIVSIAVLVALRDRWVPTG
- the modA gene encoding molybdate ABC transporter substrate-binding protein; this encodes MRKLLVGILAVLALAACGTANEPGSSPSGSPAAEIKGTITVLAAASLTETFTKLGKEFEAQYPGTTVKLSFGASSTLAQQITNGAPAEVFAAASPSTMKQVTDAKSASGEPAIFVRNRLQIAVPQGNPAKITGLKDFANADLKITLCAKDVPCGTAATKAFDAAGITPKPDTYGADVKAVLTTVRLGEADAGMVYKTDVIAAGDDVDGLDFPEADKAINDYPIATLTEGPNQEGAKAFVEFVLSAKGQETFTAAGFDLP
- a CDS encoding fused MFS/spermidine synthase, giving the protein MAENVPLSGRAAAALVFLTSGGVLVLELVSLRLVAPYIGLTLETNTAVIGIALTAIALGAWLGGRSADLAPPQRLVGPLILGSGALVMFVGPAVRWTGSIVRGADLSVVLLMAAIAVFVPAALMSAIPPMIVKLRLATLAQTGSVVGRLSSIGTFGAIVATFGTGFVLVAAVPTHYILLGLGSLLVVVGAIVTIRLRGLKKAVPFVAAALVGSLATTLAPQPCDVETAYHCAKVEADPDRPTGRTLRLDTLSHSYVDLKDPTFLEFAYIRGIASLLDVYWPAGQRIDALHLGGGGVTVPRYLDATRPGTDSVVYEIDKGVVDLDVEQLGLRTGDGIDVRVRDARIGLAEQAAASRDVVVGDAFGGVSVPWHLTTKEVVQSIHRILRPGGVYAVNVIDYPPLGFARAEIATIASVFDNVAIIAEPGILAKADGGNLVIVASDKPLPVANLQARLAERDKSLTLLSGQDRVTEFSDGARILTDAYAPVDQLLAR
- a CDS encoding ABC transporter ATP-binding protein; the protein is MSLDAHLEVDRPGFSLRLDLRIEAGEVVALLGPNGAGKTTTLRTLAGLQRVDNGHITLNGERLHDVPPDRRPVGLVFQDYLLFPHLSALENVAFGPRAHGVPRDQARTVARDWLERVGLASHALAKPRALSGGQAQRVALARALAVEPRLLLLDEPLAALDASTRPEVRADLRRHLSAYDGVCVLVTHDALDAMVLADRIVVLESGRVTQEGTPSGVARAPRTEYVARLVGLNLHRGKAAGDRVTLDGGGELTTASPAHGPVFTAFPPSAVALYPHRPEGSPRNAWPVTVAAIEQHGSVVRVRLTGRPSVLADVTPGAVADLGLIPGAAVWAVVKATEVHAYPG
- the mscL gene encoding large conductance mechanosensitive channel protein MscL codes for the protein MIQGFKAFLLRGNVLDLAVAFVIGVAFTAVVTAIVKGIITPLIAAIFGDPDLTKVMTFQINGADFSIGLVLDALINFILVAAAVYFVIVLPVQKIQERRKRGEEPVEEAPAEDVALLREIRDLLSTQNRQS
- a CDS encoding winged helix-turn-helix domain-containing protein, translating into MRSDAPVLLPILRSRHQADLLTMLLLHPGEEYAVTDLARQLNIPQSTVSGEVRRLSDAGILTVRAVGRSRLVRTDTRSPLVPPLTELVTLTYGPHTVIADEFGAMAGILQVIIFGSWAARYSGEHGQVPQDLDVLVVGTPDRLEMYESARRAEERLRRAVNPTVCTATEWEHPSGALVREIQARPYLTVVDHATSRLEQM